A window from Triticum aestivum cultivar Chinese Spring chromosome 6D, IWGSC CS RefSeq v2.1, whole genome shotgun sequence encodes these proteins:
- the LOC123144595 gene encoding BURP domain-containing protein 4-like yields the protein MAIKLIAIAFFLLLLAFAECSDGEEKGFGASAYKVDWKPEDAPSEEKGFGASAYKVDWKPEDGSSKEKGFGASAYKVDWKSEDAPSEQNGFGASAYKVDWKREDAPSKEKGFGASAYKVDWKSKDAHSEEKGFGESAYKVDWKSEDAPSASSIPEELEKRGDVKFQTGMLFLKKNLHIGTTLPQGTMFARDGAPKSIHFSSTPLESKYLTTILSYFKLPHGSMKANQVADTLHSCGKPADKKEPHMCFSSREAMARFATRELGVSSARAAITRIHGHENPSSMYVVEQITQLNSNVVPCHPMDFPYEVFYCHRPKQVQSLRVQLKDLKDGMSRVTAIAMCHMNTSDWDTQYFELLDGEHGEPICHYMSTDYIMFY from the exons ATGGCGATCAAGCTTATAGCAATAGCCTTTTTCTTGCTCCTTCTAGCCTTTGCTGAGTGTAGCGACGGGG AAGAAAAAGGTTTTGGGGCAAGTGCTTATAAGGTGGATTGGAAACCAGAAGATGCACCATCTG AAGAAAAAGGTTTTGGTGCAAGTGCTTATAAGGTGGATTGGAAACCAGAAGATGGATCTTCCA AAGAAAAAGGTTTTGGGGCAAGTGCTTATAAGGTGGATTGGAAATCAGAAGATGCACCTTCCG AACAAAATGGTTTTGGGGCAAGTGCTTATAAGGTGGATTGGAAACGAGAAGATGCACCTTCCA AAGAAAAAGGTTTTGGGGCAAGTGCTTATAAGGTGGATTGGAAATCAAAAGATGCACATTCCG AAGAAAAAGGTTTTGGGGAAAGTGCTTATAAGGTGGATTGGAAATCAGAAGATGCACCTTCCG CTTCCTCCATTCCCGAAGAACTAGAGAAACGCGGAGATGTAAAATTTCAAACCGGCATGTTATTCCTGAAGAAGAATCTACACATTGGCACTACACTGCCTCAAGGAACCATGTTTGCACGAGATGGTGCACCAAAGTCTATTCATTTTTCCTCTACTCCGTTGGAGTCAAAGTACTTGACAACCATCCTTTCATACTTCAAATTACCACACGGCTCGATGAAGGCAAATCAGGTAGCTGACACCCTTCATTCATGTGGGAAACCGGCTGACAAGAAGGAACCTCACATGTGTTTCTCATCCCGCGAAGCAATGGCAAGGTTCGCCACCCGAGAATTGGGAGTCAGCAGCGCACGAGCAGCCATTACAAGGATTCATGGGCATGAGAACCCTAGCTCCATGTATGTCGTGGAACAGATCACCCAACTCAACAGTAACGTGGTGCCATGCCACCCTATGGATTTTCCGTATGAGGTTTTTTATTGCCATCGGCCAAAACAAGTGCAATCTTTGAGGGTGCAACTCAAGGATTTGAAAGATGGCATGTCGCGTGTGACGGCAATAGCCATGTGTCACATGAACACATCTGACTGGGACACACAGTACTTCGAGCTATTAGACGGAGAGCATGGTGAACCTATTTGCCACTACATGTCTACCGATTACATCATGTTCTATTAG